One region of Clavibacter michiganensis subsp. tessellarius genomic DNA includes:
- a CDS encoding glycoside hydrolase family 15 protein has protein sequence MATPASRPAPERIDGYIALRSYAAIGDGRTVALIAEDGDIDWLPLPDLHTPPAFAAILDAPHGGRITLRPDEDFEVSREYVSGTNVLTTTFTTASGSVRVTDALVTGVAGRLPWSELGRRIEGLTGEVAMSWLVAPGTALATSSPWVQSTHNGHVIRVDGVTLAVVGLDHGPAEPGTQSLSGAFTTTEGSRHVITLVGTEREPVRIPNPEIVDEGIDRTIRNWEQWSTEFRYEGEWSDQVQRSALALKLLVHAPTGSIAAAATTSLPERMGGGKNWDYRFAWVRDLAYTVNALVKFGLREETHAAVSWMLRTIRDNGPELHVFYSLEGGVPEGSSNPEVPGWRGVGPVVDGNDAQAQLQLGVFGDLFDVVRTYVRDGNVLDADTGRLLATFADRACDMWQKRDAGMWELEDEQHYTTSKLGCWQALDCAVELAELGQIPGVPDRWRAERDRIRAWVEEECWDEGRGAYVMHPGSQRLDASILLHSISGFDRGERMSSTLDALRSELGRGPLLYRYSGMPEEEGTFTACAFWMAGALACVGRIDEARELMDQLVELGNDVGLYSEMIDADDDAFLGNLPQGLSHLALVSAALTIEELSGGKPRSTRTPRAKR, from the coding sequence ATGGCCACGCCCGCATCCCGCCCCGCACCCGAGCGCATCGACGGCTACATCGCGCTCCGCAGCTACGCCGCCATCGGGGACGGGCGCACCGTCGCGCTCATCGCGGAGGACGGCGACATCGACTGGCTGCCCCTGCCCGACCTGCACACGCCGCCCGCGTTCGCGGCGATCCTCGACGCGCCCCACGGCGGGCGCATCACCCTGCGGCCCGACGAGGACTTCGAGGTGAGCCGCGAGTACGTCTCCGGCACCAACGTGCTGACGACCACCTTCACCACGGCGTCCGGCAGCGTGCGCGTGACCGACGCGCTCGTCACGGGCGTCGCCGGGCGTCTGCCGTGGTCGGAGCTCGGGCGGCGGATCGAGGGGCTCACGGGCGAGGTCGCGATGAGCTGGCTCGTGGCGCCCGGGACCGCGCTCGCCACCTCGTCGCCGTGGGTGCAGTCCACCCACAACGGGCACGTCATCCGCGTCGACGGCGTGACGCTCGCCGTGGTCGGCCTCGACCACGGCCCGGCCGAGCCCGGCACGCAGTCGCTCTCCGGCGCGTTCACCACGACAGAGGGGTCGCGCCACGTCATCACGCTCGTGGGGACCGAGCGGGAGCCCGTGCGGATCCCGAACCCCGAGATCGTGGACGAGGGCATCGACCGCACCATCCGCAACTGGGAGCAGTGGAGCACCGAGTTCCGGTACGAGGGCGAGTGGTCCGACCAGGTGCAGCGGAGCGCGCTGGCGCTGAAGCTGCTCGTGCACGCGCCCACCGGGTCCATCGCCGCGGCCGCCACGACTTCGCTGCCCGAGCGCATGGGCGGCGGCAAGAACTGGGACTACCGCTTCGCCTGGGTGCGCGACCTCGCGTACACGGTGAACGCGCTCGTGAAGTTCGGCCTCCGCGAGGAGACGCACGCGGCGGTGTCGTGGATGCTCCGCACGATCCGCGACAACGGCCCCGAGCTGCACGTCTTCTACTCGCTCGAGGGCGGCGTGCCCGAGGGCAGCTCGAACCCCGAGGTGCCGGGCTGGCGCGGCGTCGGCCCCGTGGTCGACGGCAACGACGCGCAGGCGCAGCTGCAGCTCGGCGTGTTCGGCGACCTGTTCGACGTCGTGCGCACCTACGTGCGCGACGGCAACGTGCTCGACGCCGACACCGGCCGCCTGCTCGCGACCTTCGCCGACCGCGCCTGCGACATGTGGCAGAAGCGGGACGCCGGCATGTGGGAGCTCGAGGACGAGCAGCACTACACGACCTCGAAGCTCGGCTGCTGGCAGGCGCTCGACTGCGCGGTCGAGCTGGCCGAGCTCGGCCAGATCCCCGGCGTGCCCGACCGGTGGCGGGCCGAGCGCGACCGGATCCGCGCGTGGGTCGAGGAGGAGTGCTGGGACGAGGGCCGCGGCGCCTACGTGATGCACCCGGGCAGCCAGCGGCTCGACGCGAGCATCCTCCTGCACTCGATCTCCGGCTTCGACCGCGGCGAGCGCATGTCCTCGACGCTCGACGCCCTCCGCTCCGAGCTCGGCCGCGGCCCGCTCCTCTACCGCTACTCCGGCATGCCCGAGGAGGAGGGCACGTTCACGGCGTGCGCCTTCTGGATGGCGGGCGCGCTCGCGTGCGTCGGGCGCATCGACGAGGCCCGCGAGCTCATGGACCAGCTCGTCGAGCTGGGCAACGACGTGGGCCTCTACTCGGAGATGATCGATGCCGACGACGACGCGTTCCTCGGCAACCTGCCGCAGGGGCTCAGCCACCTGGCGCTCGTGAGCGCCGCGCTGACGATCGAGGAGCTCTCGGGCGGGAAGCCGCGCTCGACGCGGACGCCGCGCGCGAAGCGGTAG
- a CDS encoding O-acetyl-ADP-ribose deacetylase, protein MTRIEAVRGDITRQDVDAIVNAANSSLLGGGGVDGAIHRAAGPELLAACRRIRADELPDGLPAGDAVATPGFRLPARHVIHTVGPVWSRSEDRAAVLASAYRRSIEVAASLGVGSVAFPAVSAGVYGWPLDDAARVAVAAVRAAVSDGAADGIGLVRFVLFSDAVLAEFTAALAADA, encoded by the coding sequence ATGACCCGGATCGAGGCCGTGCGCGGCGACATCACCCGGCAGGACGTGGACGCGATCGTGAACGCGGCCAACTCCTCGCTCCTCGGCGGCGGGGGAGTGGACGGCGCGATCCACCGCGCGGCCGGCCCCGAGCTCCTCGCCGCCTGTCGCCGGATCCGCGCCGACGAGCTCCCCGACGGCCTGCCCGCGGGAGACGCCGTCGCGACGCCGGGCTTCCGGCTGCCCGCGCGGCACGTGATCCACACGGTCGGCCCGGTGTGGTCCCGATCCGAGGACCGCGCGGCGGTGCTCGCGAGCGCCTACCGCCGGTCGATCGAGGTGGCCGCGTCCCTCGGCGTCGGCAGCGTCGCGTTCCCGGCCGTCTCGGCGGGCGTCTACGGCTGGCCGCTCGACGACGCGGCGCGCGTGGCGGTCGCCGCGGTGCGCGCGGCCGTCTCGGACGGCGCCGCCGACGGGATCGGCCTCGTGCGCTTCGTCCTGTTCTCGGACGCGGTGCTCGCGGAGTTCACCGCGGCGCTGGCCGCAGACGCCTGA